Proteins from a single region of Candidatus Woesearchaeota archaeon:
- a CDS encoding ferredoxin, with the protein MTYKIIYNQKECIGAGECERLSPRWKVGNNGRAQLQGSIPNKNGEFELEIPDEEFKVQKQIAGSCPVGCIRIEKCK; encoded by the coding sequence ATGACCTATAAGATAATCTATAATCAGAAAGAATGTATTGGCGCCGGAGAATGTGAACGACTCTCACCTCGCTGGAAAGTAGGCAACAATGGACGAGCACAATTGCAGGGATCAATACCCAATAAAAATGGAGAATTTGAACTTGAAATCCCCGACGAAGAATTCAAAGTGCAAAAACAGATCGCGGGAAGTTGCCCCGTAGGGTGCATTCGAATTGAAAAATGCAAATAA
- a CDS encoding FAD-dependent oxidoreductase: protein MQIKTSKATIRKIEQEAASIKRILLSINHNLKPLAGQYVMLAFPEDPAAKRAFSIVSCHDQQIELCIKEHGPFTKKLFEAKLGQELLVFGPYGTFTLPKVSQPTIFIAGGIGITPLYNLANALVECNQSQKKKKILKRREEGNEQKENEEHNDQKSYLFYSVKTHDEIALKKELTHLSTKMQVTYLCTCEGSPRISADYLQQHVNNLSGYLYYICGPPLMMQVITQDLISNGVSQDQIRQENF, encoded by the coding sequence ATGCAAATAAAAACCAGCAAAGCAACGATACGCAAGATTGAACAGGAAGCCGCATCAATCAAACGTATTTTGCTGAGTATAAACCATAACCTCAAACCTCTTGCAGGGCAATATGTTATGCTTGCGTTTCCTGAGGACCCAGCTGCAAAAAGAGCATTTTCCATTGTCTCCTGCCATGATCAACAGATAGAATTATGCATCAAAGAACATGGGCCGTTTACAAAAAAACTCTTTGAAGCGAAACTGGGACAAGAGCTGTTAGTGTTTGGACCTTATGGAACTTTTACGCTTCCAAAAGTATCTCAGCCGACCATATTTATAGCCGGAGGAATTGGAATTACACCGCTTTATAACTTAGCTAATGCACTCGTTGAATGTAATCAAAGTCAGAAAAAAAAGAAAATATTGAAACGAAGAGAAGAAGGAAATGAGCAAAAAGAGAATGAAGAACACAATGACCAAAAGAGCTACTTATTCTACTCCGTTAAAACACATGATGAAATCGCATTAAAAAAAGAGTTAACTCATCTCTCTACTAAAATGCAGGTGACCTATCTTTGCACCTGCGAAGGTTCCCCCCGTATTAGCGCCGACTATCTCCAGCAACACGTTAACAATCTTTCAGGATATCTTTACTACATTTGCGGACCACCATTAATGATGCAAGTAATCACTCAAGACCTCATCAGCAATGGCGTTAGCCAAGATCAGATTCGACAAGAGAACTTTTAA
- a CDS encoding FAD:protein FMN transferase, whose translation MKTTCPMTTETNNGVSKNIPLVGATIQIILYDLDPQIIDTFWDDFVNEAKRLEQIFNFYDPKSELSLLNNQRQKICSKELITVIKTALEYSHKTNGAYDVSKGLAFLDRKQGKTPRILHCSYKDIKLENSNSSKNNNDYDDNNNSNKITLLHPDVQIDLGSIAKGYIVDKLVEFLQEMGIENGFIDARGDMRGFGNHKEKIEIQHPRKQEEIIGTFILQNAAVATSGDYHQFHLDYTQSHIIGKRNIASATIVCSTAMHADVLATCAMVCDQKTTQRLLADAIAQGLLVTANLEQVSLEGMPLTSNQTISNNQINTISVAT comes from the coding sequence ATGAAAACGACTTGCCCTATGACCACAGAAACAAATAACGGAGTTTCAAAAAATATCCCCTTAGTCGGAGCAACAATCCAGATTATTCTCTATGATTTAGATCCCCAGATTATTGACACATTCTGGGATGACTTTGTCAATGAAGCAAAACGGTTAGAACAGATCTTTAATTTTTATGATCCCAAAAGTGAACTTTCATTACTCAATAATCAAAGACAAAAGATATGTTCAAAAGAACTAATCACAGTAATTAAAACCGCACTAGAATACTCTCACAAAACCAACGGAGCGTACGATGTCAGTAAAGGTCTTGCCTTTCTTGACCGAAAGCAAGGAAAAACACCTCGCATATTGCACTGTTCATACAAGGATATTAAACTTGAAAATAGTAATAGTAGTAAAAATAATAATGATTATGATGATAATAACAATAGTAATAAAATCACTCTTCTTCATCCAGACGTCCAGATTGATTTAGGCAGTATTGCCAAGGGCTACATTGTGGATAAGTTAGTTGAATTTCTTCAAGAGATGGGAATTGAGAACGGATTTATTGATGCCCGCGGAGATATGCGCGGATTTGGCAACCACAAAGAGAAAATAGAAATACAACACCCTCGAAAACAAGAAGAAATCATTGGAACTTTCATTCTACAAAACGCCGCTGTTGCCACCTCCGGAGATTATCATCAATTTCACCTAGATTACACACAAAGCCACATTATTGGAAAACGAAATATTGCCAGCGCCACCATTGTATGTTCAACCGCCATGCACGCCGATGTTCTTGCAACCTGCGCAATGGTCTGTGATCAAAAGACAACACAAAGACTACTTGCTGATGCTATAGCACAAGGATTACTTGTAACAGCCAATCTAGAACAAGTCTCTCTAGAAGGAATGCCTCTAACATCAAACCAAACCATCTCTAATAATCAAATAAACACAATCTCAGTTGCTACATAA
- a CDS encoding ferric reductase-like transmembrane domain-containing protein produces MNIKTIMLIILGIMTTGSFIYLTNQIQDTYYIWLVTRVVGLISFLLLFLTVLIGEARVMTQIKANFTLFRFHVPFAIGSMFLVLLHGIAALTDNFKWGKGLSWVQYLGFSFSDKWVTLLSLGTLSFYLILIVGITSNKRMIQTMGYKTWKRVHYLSYISFILGFVHAFFLGTDFKTGPLAWLISPLYTILFLIIMSLLLARIISKTRLVEQQRDITVAAVFCIILVLGAAFLVHSVTQKREILNTALQQESIDFNVLEEQIRTIQQQNIDLASQIQDVHTQRMQS; encoded by the coding sequence ATGAACATCAAAACAATAATGTTAATCATACTAGGAATCATGACAACAGGCAGTTTTATCTACCTCACAAATCAAATCCAAGACACATATTACATTTGGTTAGTAACAAGAGTTGTTGGATTGATATCATTTCTCCTGCTCTTTCTCACTGTGCTCATCGGCGAAGCACGAGTAATGACACAAATCAAAGCAAATTTTACTCTCTTTCGCTTTCACGTTCCTTTTGCTATAGGATCAATGTTCTTAGTCCTGTTACATGGCATCGCCGCACTCACAGATAATTTCAAGTGGGGAAAAGGGCTCTCGTGGGTACAATACCTCGGATTTAGTTTCTCTGACAAATGGGTAACATTGCTCTCACTAGGAACACTGTCATTTTATTTGATACTAATTGTAGGAATAACCTCCAATAAACGAATGATCCAAACGATGGGATATAAAACTTGGAAACGAGTTCATTATCTAAGCTATATTTCATTCATCTTAGGGTTTGTGCACGCATTCTTTCTAGGAACCGATTTTAAAACTGGTCCTTTAGCATGGCTCATCTCGCCTTTGTACACAATTCTCTTCTTAATCATCATGAGTTTACTGCTTGCACGCATTATTAGTAAGACACGATTAGTAGAACAACAACGCGATATTACCGTTGCTGCGGTGTTTTGTATTATCCTTGTTCTGGGTGCTGCATTTTTAGTACATAGTGTAACGCAAAAACGAGAAATACTCAACACAGCATTACAACAGGAATCGATTGATTTCAATGTATTAGAAGAACAAATACGTACTATAC